One window from the genome of Pedobacter schmidteae encodes:
- a CDS encoding sodium:solute symporter, translating into MSVIDWSVLIITLVVIVVYGVYKSRGAQNIQGYLLGNQSLPWYHVCLSVMATQASAITFLSAPGLAYSSGMSFVQFYFGLPLAMIVLCITFVPIFHRLKVYTAYEYLEQRFDLKTRALTAFLFLIQRGLSTGITIYAPSIILSTILNINTTYTTLFIGSLVIFYTVYGGTKAVSYTQMLQMSIIFCGLFAAGIMVVHLLPGDIGFGRAISIAGKMGRTNAIDFKLDLNNQYTVWTGLIGGFFLQLSYFGTDQSQVGRYLSGASVSQSRLGLLMNGLVKIPMQFLILLIGVLVFAFYQYNRPPVFFNSFELSKLENSKYASELDKIKQDYNRAFDEKQLEVNKMNAALDADDKVLIDKQRTALQQADEKEKGIRKAVTDLMLKNDEHANIKDNNYIFLSFVTQYLPKGLIGLLIAIIFLASMGSTASALNSLASTTVIDIYKRLIKKDASDHEYLQASRLATVFWGVVCIVMALYASKIGNLLEAVNILGSYIYGTILGVFLVAFYVKQVNGRAVFFAALLTEAVIVVLGRSELIAYLWLNVIGCLLVVLISLFLQQIMGVGKPKALKEI; encoded by the coding sequence ATGAGTGTTATTGATTGGTCTGTATTAATTATTACACTCGTTGTCATTGTAGTGTACGGTGTTTATAAAAGCAGAGGTGCTCAGAATATTCAGGGATATTTGTTAGGCAACCAGTCATTGCCCTGGTACCACGTTTGCCTTTCTGTAATGGCTACCCAGGCTAGTGCCATTACTTTTTTATCTGCCCCTGGTCTGGCTTATTCTTCGGGGATGAGCTTTGTGCAATTTTATTTTGGTCTGCCTTTGGCTATGATTGTGCTGTGCATCACCTTTGTGCCTATATTCCATCGATTAAAGGTTTATACAGCCTACGAATATCTGGAGCAGCGTTTTGACTTGAAAACAAGGGCGTTGACAGCTTTCCTTTTTCTAATCCAAAGAGGACTTTCAACCGGGATCACCATTTATGCCCCTTCTATTATCTTATCTACTATCTTAAATATCAATACCACCTATACCACTTTGTTTATTGGTAGCCTGGTTATATTTTATACAGTTTACGGTGGTACCAAGGCTGTTTCTTATACTCAGATGCTGCAAATGAGCATTATATTTTGCGGATTGTTTGCGGCGGGTATTATGGTAGTACACCTGCTTCCTGGTGATATTGGCTTTGGCAGGGCCATCAGCATAGCCGGAAAAATGGGCCGCACCAATGCCATTGATTTTAAACTGGACCTGAACAATCAATATACTGTTTGGACGGGTTTAATTGGTGGTTTCTTTTTACAATTGTCTTATTTCGGTACCGACCAAAGCCAGGTAGGAAGATATTTGTCAGGAGCTTCTGTGAGCCAAAGTCGTTTAGGGCTGTTGATGAACGGCTTAGTGAAAATACCGATGCAATTTTTGATCCTGCTGATTGGGGTGCTGGTATTTGCCTTTTATCAATATAACCGGCCGCCTGTTTTTTTTAACAGCTTTGAGCTGAGCAAGCTGGAAAATAGCAAGTATGCCTCCGAACTGGATAAAATTAAACAGGATTATAACCGCGCTTTTGACGAAAAGCAACTCGAAGTAAACAAAATGAACGCGGCACTAGATGCCGATGATAAAGTACTTATTGATAAACAGCGGACAGCGCTGCAACAAGCCGACGAAAAAGAAAAAGGCATTAGAAAGGCAGTTACTGACTTAATGCTGAAGAACGATGAGCATGCTAATATAAAAGACAACAACTATATCTTTTTGAGCTTTGTGACGCAATATCTGCCAAAGGGATTGATTGGTTTATTGATAGCCATTATTTTTCTGGCTTCCATGGGGTCTACTGCCAGTGCATTAAATTCATTGGCTTCTACTACAGTGATCGATATTTATAAACGATTGATTAAAAAAGACGCATCTGATCATGAGTATCTTCAGGCATCGCGACTGGCTACTGTGTTTTGGGGTGTAGTATGTATCGTAATGGCTTTGTATGCCAGTAAAATTGGTAATTTGCTGGAAGCCGTGAACATATTGGGCTCCTATATTTATGGCACTATATTGGGCGTTTTTCTGGTGGCATTTTATGTAAAACAGGTAAATGGCAGAGCGGTGTTTTTTGCAGCTTTACTAACTGAAGCGGTCATCGTGGTATTGGGACGATCTGAACTGATCGCTTATTTATGGCTCAATGTAATTGGTTGCCTGTTAGTGGTGCTCATCTCGCTGTTTCTGCAACAAATTATGGGTGTCGGAAAACCTAAAGCTTTAAAAGAGATTTAA
- a CDS encoding PIG-L family deacetylase: MKFRLYLLVVAAVVPFLSKAQNMQQLNAAEIKQGLEALSVTGSVLYIAAHPDDENTRLLGYLAKEKKVKTGYLSLTRGDGGQNLIGNEQAELLGLIRTQELLAARRTDGAEQFFTRANDFGFSKNPEESFKIWDKVKILSDVVWVIRKFQPDVIITRFPEDARAGHGHHSGSAILAREAFVAAADPNQFPEQLAFVKPWKTKRIVWNTFNFGGNNTTADDQLKIDVGLYNPLLGKSYGEIAAESRSNHRSQGFGSARQRGASIEFFTPVAGEKASRDIFEGIDFTLNRTAGAEVIQQLLTEISKGYDAADPSKSIAKLLKLRELVKGKPFKHDLLDDIILACGGIWFESAAANATYALNQPVSVKVQGIARVKSDFSLAISLQETNSGAAFDLSPNKFVSQDKEISSSKAGITQPYWLEKEHSQGTFVVNDQSKIGMPENLPALAATFRIKIGDQVIEKSRPVVYKYTDQVRGEIYQPLVIAPPVTATLSEKAFIFNGNAAKSITVVLKSFKDNASGVLMPQVPAGWKSNPQKIDFTLAKKGDEQSATFTITPAGNITGGSLLLQVTVDGKTYDKGLRVINYEHIPVQTLFPTAEARLDKVDLKFAGKRIGYIAGAGDLVPESLKQIGYEVVTLTEQQVMHTDLSAFDAIVTGVRLYNVSDQIKNMQPKLMKYVENGGNLVVQYNVNSPLKIENMGPFPFRLSRDRVTEEDAKVTVLTPQNQLLNYPNKITAQDFDGWIQERGLYFVADADQKYTAVLSMNDTGESAKTGSLIVADYGKGRYVYTGISFFRQLPAGVPGAYRLFVNLLSIKK; encoded by the coding sequence ATGAAGTTTCGTTTGTATCTGCTTGTTGTTGCAGCAGTTGTACCTTTTTTATCTAAAGCACAAAATATGCAGCAGCTAAATGCTGCCGAAATAAAGCAAGGCCTTGAAGCCTTGAGTGTTACTGGAAGTGTGTTGTATATAGCCGCACATCCGGATGACGAAAATACCCGTTTGCTGGGCTATCTGGCCAAAGAAAAAAAGGTTAAAACGGGCTACCTGTCGCTAACCAGGGGAGATGGTGGACAAAACCTGATTGGCAATGAACAGGCCGAGTTACTGGGCCTGATTCGGACGCAGGAGTTGCTTGCCGCCCGCCGTACTGACGGTGCCGAACAATTTTTTACCCGTGCCAATGATTTTGGTTTTTCTAAAAATCCCGAAGAGAGTTTTAAAATATGGGACAAGGTCAAGATCCTGTCTGATGTGGTCTGGGTGATCCGTAAGTTTCAGCCCGATGTAATCATTACCCGTTTCCCGGAGGATGCACGTGCCGGTCATGGTCACCACTCAGGTTCGGCTATCCTGGCGCGCGAGGCTTTTGTGGCCGCTGCCGATCCGAATCAGTTTCCGGAGCAACTGGCTTTTGTGAAGCCATGGAAAACAAAGCGCATTGTATGGAATACCTTCAACTTTGGTGGAAACAATACCACGGCCGACGATCAGCTAAAAATTGATGTCGGTTTATATAATCCTTTGCTGGGTAAAAGCTATGGCGAAATAGCGGCCGAAAGCAGATCTAACCACAGAAGCCAGGGCTTCGGTTCGGCCAGGCAAAGAGGCGCTTCTATTGAATTTTTCACACCGGTTGCAGGCGAAAAAGCAAGCCGGGATATATTTGAAGGCATTGACTTTACCTTAAACAGAACCGCAGGTGCTGAAGTGATACAGCAATTGCTAACAGAGATTAGTAAAGGATATGATGCTGCTGATCCTTCTAAATCAATAGCGAAGCTTTTAAAATTAAGAGAATTGGTTAAAGGAAAGCCATTTAAACACGATTTGTTAGATGATATAATTCTGGCTTGTGGAGGCATCTGGTTCGAAAGTGCCGCTGCAAATGCGACTTACGCCCTAAACCAACCTGTAAGTGTAAAAGTACAAGGCATCGCAAGAGTAAAGTCTGATTTTTCGCTGGCTATCAGTCTGCAGGAAACCAATAGTGGAGCAGCATTCGATTTATCACCCAATAAATTTGTAAGCCAGGATAAGGAAATAAGCAGCAGCAAGGCGGGGATCACCCAGCCTTACTGGCTTGAAAAGGAGCATTCGCAAGGAACTTTTGTGGTCAACGATCAGTCAAAAATTGGAATGCCTGAAAACTTACCAGCGCTTGCCGCAACATTTAGAATTAAAATTGGTGATCAGGTGATAGAAAAGTCGCGCCCGGTGGTATATAAATACACCGATCAGGTACGTGGCGAGATTTATCAACCCCTGGTTATTGCCCCGCCGGTAACGGCTACACTTTCCGAAAAAGCTTTTATTTTTAACGGGAATGCAGCCAAAAGCATCACCGTTGTTTTAAAGAGTTTTAAAGACAATGCCTCGGGAGTATTGATGCCACAGGTGCCGGCAGGTTGGAAATCAAACCCTCAAAAAATTGATTTTACATTGGCCAAAAAAGGTGATGAGCAGTCAGCTACTTTTACCATTACTCCGGCAGGAAATATTACTGGAGGCAGTTTATTGCTTCAGGTAACGGTTGACGGCAAAACCTATGACAAAGGCTTACGGGTGATCAATTATGAACACATTCCGGTGCAAACACTTTTTCCGACAGCAGAAGCCCGGTTGGATAAGGTTGATCTGAAGTTTGCTGGAAAACGTATAGGCTATATTGCCGGTGCAGGCGATCTTGTACCCGAATCTTTAAAGCAGATTGGTTACGAAGTAGTTACCCTGACCGAACAGCAGGTAATGCATACAGACCTTTCGGCTTTTGATGCCATCGTTACAGGAGTACGCTTGTATAACGTAAGCGATCAGATTAAAAACATGCAGCCCAAACTGATGAAGTATGTGGAAAACGGAGGAAACCTGGTTGTTCAATATAATGTGAACTCTCCACTGAAAATCGAAAATATGGGACCTTTTCCCTTCCGCTTGTCGCGCGATAGGGTTACCGAGGAAGACGCAAAAGTCACTGTTCTTACTCCGCAAAATCAGTTGTTAAACTATCCGAATAAAATCACTGCTCAGGATTTCGACGGTTGGATACAAGAACGCGGCTTATATTTTGTGGCAGATGCTGACCAGAAATATACGGCTGTACTGAGCATGAACGATACTGGTGAAAGTGCCAAAACGGGATCGTTGATCGTTGCAGATTATGGTAAAGGCAGATATGTGTACACCGGTATTTCATTTTTCAGACAACTGCCTGCAGGTGTACCTGGGGCTTATAGGTTATTCGTAAACTTATTGTCCATTAAAAAATAA
- a CDS encoding LEA type 2 family protein, with the protein MKKILLLGLTALVISSCGINRQAQQIKALEKCTYRITSADQITLGGADVKKMFNNQDINLGSLPGLALGLLRKDVPLRARLNLEVKNPTGNAASINEFEYKILINRQELATGFVNQALNVAAGAASTVPVDMEVNVYPFVSNSKVMGEITDFIKSGKSGGAEKKGILTLKIRPSIKVGNTLVKYPGFITVDKEVSSKILL; encoded by the coding sequence ATGAAAAAAATCTTGTTATTAGGCCTAACGGCTTTGGTGATATCCAGTTGCGGTATCAACAGGCAGGCACAGCAAATTAAGGCGCTCGAAAAATGTACCTATCGCATCACTTCTGCCGACCAGATTACACTGGGAGGGGCTGATGTGAAAAAAATGTTCAACAATCAGGATATCAATCTGGGTAGTTTACCGGGATTGGCCCTGGGTTTGCTCAGAAAAGATGTGCCATTGCGGGCAAGGTTAAATCTGGAAGTTAAAAATCCGACAGGTAACGCTGCTTCGATCAATGAATTTGAATACAAAATTCTGATCAACAGACAGGAATTGGCTACTGGCTTTGTAAATCAGGCACTCAATGTAGCAGCTGGTGCTGCATCTACAGTACCTGTTGATATGGAGGTAAACGTTTATCCGTTCGTGTCCAACAGCAAGGTGATGGGAGAGATTACCGATTTTATTAAAAGTGGAAAAAGTGGAGGAGCGGAAAAGAAAGGCATTCTTACCCTCAAAATCAGACCGAGCATTAAAGTAGGTAATACCCTTGTAAAATATCCGGGTTTTATCACTGTGGATAAAGAAGTCAGCAGCAAAATTCTCCTATAA
- a CDS encoding DoxX family protein has protein sequence MKRLFNTNFNHELLHFMLLVLRVGFAAFMMVHGFQKLGWLTAGGEIQFGDPIGLGMATSLYLAVFAEFFCSIFLLIGLGTRLALIPLIITMIVAVFIVHAPDGFDKKEMGLHYLLVYVFLLVAGPGKYSVDQLISKSLYSRKR, from the coding sequence ATGAAAAGACTATTTAACACCAATTTTAATCACGAATTGCTCCATTTTATGCTCCTGGTTTTACGGGTAGGCTTTGCGGCCTTTATGATGGTTCACGGTTTTCAGAAACTGGGATGGCTTACAGCAGGTGGCGAAATTCAATTTGGTGACCCAATAGGTCTTGGTATGGCTACTTCCCTATACTTAGCTGTTTTTGCTGAATTTTTCTGTTCTATATTTTTATTAATTGGTTTGGGGACACGTTTGGCCTTGATCCCGTTAATCATCACGATGATTGTAGCCGTATTTATTGTACATGCTCCGGATGGTTTTGATAAAAAAGAAATGGGCTTGCATTATTTGCTGGTATATGTTTTTCTGTTGGTGGCCGGCCCGGGTAAATATAGTGTTGATCAGCTGATCAGTAAAAGTTTGTACAGTCGCAAACGCTAA
- a CDS encoding TetR/AcrR family transcriptional regulator, whose translation MGIAERKMRQKEEFRASILEAAWLQVLTDGWQSLSIRKIADAIEYSIPVIYNHFENKEAILLEFTKEGFQKLADALQQVKDQYQTPARQLEAIAYAYWDFAFEHKEYYQLMFGLGIPACEKVNQIAEMKNMTTIMISTIQDAIRTSPDPEADFFLKYHTYLSILHGLVSIQLMSKEPKPVQESRRILADAISGFIKSILV comes from the coding sequence ATGGGAATTGCAGAGCGTAAGATGAGGCAAAAAGAAGAATTCAGAGCAAGCATACTGGAGGCGGCCTGGCTGCAGGTCCTGACAGATGGATGGCAATCCCTGTCTATCCGTAAAATTGCCGATGCCATTGAGTACAGTATTCCGGTAATTTACAATCATTTCGAAAATAAGGAAGCTATACTCCTTGAATTTACCAAAGAAGGCTTTCAAAAGCTGGCAGATGCATTGCAACAAGTTAAAGATCAATACCAAACACCTGCCCGGCAGTTGGAAGCCATTGCATATGCCTATTGGGATTTCGCCTTTGAGCATAAAGAATATTATCAGCTGATGTTTGGTTTAGGTATCCCGGCCTGTGAAAAGGTAAACCAAATTGCTGAAATGAAAAATATGACCACCATCATGATCTCGACTATTCAGGATGCTATTCGTACAAGTCCCGATCCTGAGGCCGATTTTTTTCTTAAATATCATACCTATCTATCTATACTCCATGGTCTGGTTTCTATTCAATTGATGAGCAAAGAACCTAAACCAGTGCAGGAAAGCAGACGAATATTAGCGGATGCCATATCAGGATTTATTAAATCTATATTGGTTTAA
- a CDS encoding alpha-ketoglutarate-dependent dioxygenase AlkB, with protein MDKSLYLDHLNLLPIPGEAFFYPGFFDKTESDGYLEYLTKSVHWRQERIQVFGKTALLPRIISFYGDEGISYNQWGVPMSALPWSSVLQKIKQNIEDKFDVTFNSCSLNHFPSGADGIGWHRDNKKKLGLYPFIASVSFGADRIYQFRHYADKIPIISVELSHGSLLITKAETQHLWEHRLPKTILPIGPRINLTFRFIHQ; from the coding sequence ATGGATAAATCGCTGTACCTGGATCACTTAAATCTATTACCAATTCCGGGTGAAGCTTTTTTTTATCCCGGTTTTTTTGATAAAACAGAAAGCGATGGCTATCTGGAATATTTAACCAAATCTGTCCACTGGAGACAGGAGCGTATACAAGTGTTTGGCAAAACCGCTTTGTTGCCACGGATCATTTCTTTTTACGGTGATGAAGGTATAAGCTATAACCAGTGGGGAGTACCCATGAGCGCTTTGCCATGGTCATCGGTGCTGCAAAAAATCAAACAAAATATTGAAGACAAATTTGATGTGACCTTTAACAGCTGTTCACTTAATCATTTCCCCTCAGGTGCAGATGGCATAGGCTGGCACCGCGATAATAAAAAGAAATTGGGACTGTATCCCTTTATTGCTTCGGTAAGTTTTGGCGCAGACAGAATCTATCAGTTCAGGCATTATGCCGACAAGATTCCGATTATTTCTGTAGAGCTTTCCCATGGTAGTTTGCTTATCACAAAAGCCGAAACCCAACATTTATGGGAGCACCGGCTTCCGAAAACCATTCTTCCCATTGGTCCCCGCATCAACCTGACATTCCGTTTCATCCACCAATAA
- a CDS encoding RNA polymerase sigma factor RpoD/SigA, translating into MRQLKIEQSITNRDSDSIEKYLYDIARIDLLSVEEEIVLAQKIKKGDQSALDRLVKANLRFVVSVAKKYQNQGIRLSDLIAEGNLGLIKAAQRFDETKGFKFISFAVWWIRQSIMIAIAEQKRMVRLPANQIGGIMRINKAMGELEQRLERQPSLEEVCEFIELSEEKVVDYLFHAPMTTSLDAVIAEESGYTLAETIEDPNTEKTDSTLLQSSVSVDIRRLMRRLPEREKEILSMFYGLGGNTAIGLDEIGCKMKLGKERVRQIKDKALKTLRAEKPKAYMMEYI; encoded by the coding sequence ATGAGACAATTAAAAATAGAGCAGTCCATTACCAACCGGGATTCGGACTCGATAGAAAAATACTTGTATGATATTGCAAGAATTGACCTGCTGAGCGTTGAAGAAGAGATTGTGCTGGCACAAAAGATCAAAAAAGGAGATCAATCTGCTTTAGATCGGCTGGTGAAAGCCAATTTGCGCTTTGTGGTATCGGTAGCCAAAAAGTACCAGAATCAGGGCATTCGCCTGTCAGACCTCATTGCTGAAGGAAACTTAGGACTGATTAAAGCTGCACAGCGTTTTGATGAAACCAAAGGGTTTAAGTTTATTTCCTTTGCTGTGTGGTGGATTCGTCAGAGTATTATGATTGCCATTGCCGAACAAAAAAGGATGGTACGCCTGCCTGCAAATCAGATTGGTGGCATCATGCGGATCAACAAAGCCATGGGCGAATTGGAGCAGCGTTTGGAGAGGCAGCCGAGTCTGGAAGAGGTTTGCGAATTTATAGAACTGTCGGAAGAGAAGGTGGTAGATTACCTTTTTCACGCGCCTATGACCACTTCATTGGATGCCGTAATTGCAGAAGAATCCGGCTATACACTAGCCGAAACGATAGAAGATCCTAATACTGAAAAAACGGATAGTACTTTGTTGCAAAGCTCAGTCTCGGTAGATATCAGACGTTTGATGCGACGTTTGCCTGAAAGGGAGAAAGAAATCCTTTCGATGTTTTATGGTCTGGGTGGAAATACAGCAATCGGTCTCGATGAAATTGGTTGCAAAATGAAACTGGGTAAAGAACGTGTAAGACAAATTAAAGATAAAGCATTAAAAACACTTCGTGCAGAAAAACCAAAAGCTTATATGATGGAATATATCTAG
- a CDS encoding Lrp/AsnC family transcriptional regulator translates to MNSTDLDKTDIGILRLLQQDALLSNKQLALELNKSTATIHERVRRLKSEGYIKRSVAILDAKKIGKSLIAYSQVQLKEHTDSALSSFEKEVVKFPEVMECYHMTGAFDFILRIVISDMDAYHHFLRSKLAQLSNIGTVQSFFVMSEIKTESAYPL, encoded by the coding sequence ATGAACAGTACAGATCTGGATAAAACAGACATTGGTATCTTAAGGCTTTTGCAACAAGATGCATTACTCAGTAACAAGCAATTAGCGCTGGAACTGAACAAATCTACAGCAACCATCCATGAAAGAGTAAGGAGACTAAAAAGTGAAGGATACATTAAACGTTCGGTTGCTATTCTGGATGCCAAAAAAATTGGTAAAAGCCTGATCGCTTACTCACAAGTACAGCTCAAAGAACACACCGATAGTGCCTTAAGCAGTTTTGAAAAGGAAGTTGTAAAGTTCCCTGAAGTGATGGAGTGCTATCACATGACCGGAGCCTTTGATTTCATCCTTAGAATTGTGATTTCTGATATGGATGCCTACCATCATTTTTTAAGAAGTAAATTGGCCCAGTTAAGTAATATCGGTACCGTTCAAAGCTTTTTTGTGATGTCAGAGATTAAGACAGAGTCGGCCTATCCACTTTAA
- a CDS encoding SRPBCC family protein, giving the protein MKEAYVEVQMLIRKPSSEVFEAFIDPEITKNFWFSKGSGKLEVHKTITWEWEMYNVSSKVFVKEIIPNQKISIDWGEPSTEVVFTFHTVTEATTYVVIRQSGLHSTGEALLAEIRDSTGGFTTVVDGLKAYLEHGLRLNLIADKFVKI; this is encoded by the coding sequence ATGAAAGAAGCATATGTTGAAGTACAGATGTTGATTAGAAAACCATCATCTGAAGTTTTCGAAGCCTTTATTGACCCGGAAATTACCAAAAACTTCTGGTTTAGCAAGGGAAGCGGAAAATTGGAAGTGCACAAAACCATTACCTGGGAATGGGAAATGTACAACGTTTCGAGCAAAGTCTTTGTCAAAGAGATTATTCCCAATCAAAAAATTTCTATCGACTGGGGAGAGCCCTCTACAGAAGTGGTTTTCACCTTCCACACGGTAACTGAAGCCACTACTTACGTTGTGATCAGACAATCTGGCCTGCATAGCACAGGAGAAGCACTATTGGCCGAGATCAGGGACTCAACAGGTGGCTTTACAACTGTGGTGGACGGACTTAAAGCTTACCTGGAACATGGTCTCCGGCTAAACCTGATAGCAGATAAATTTGTAAAAATCTAA
- a CDS encoding DUF2461 domain-containing protein: protein MSNFPTEKSNQIPESALQFLNNLADNNNREWFNAHKATFQEEQLHIENFAEGLLEKLSVHDLIETPSGKKSLYRIYRDTRFSTDKTPYKTHWSGSFKRATALRRGGYYFQIEPGNSFIAGGFWGPVPADLKLIRDDIAFDPQPLRRILNHPVFLSTFKTLRGEQLKTTPKGFDADDEAIDLLRYKQFLLRRNFTDKEVLNIDFLQQADLTFRAMRPFFDYMSAVLSTDANGE, encoded by the coding sequence ATGTCAAATTTTCCTACTGAAAAATCAAATCAAATACCTGAAAGTGCATTACAATTTCTAAATAACCTGGCCGATAACAACAACCGGGAATGGTTTAACGCCCACAAAGCAACGTTTCAGGAAGAGCAACTACACATCGAAAATTTTGCGGAAGGCTTGTTGGAAAAACTGTCTGTACACGATCTGATAGAAACTCCTTCAGGGAAAAAAAGTCTTTACCGTATTTATAGAGATACCCGTTTTTCTACAGACAAAACGCCATACAAAACGCATTGGAGCGGTAGCTTTAAACGTGCTACGGCATTACGAAGGGGAGGGTATTATTTTCAGATTGAGCCAGGCAACAGTTTTATTGCCGGAGGCTTTTGGGGGCCTGTACCGGCCGACTTAAAGCTCATCCGTGATGACATTGCTTTTGATCCCCAGCCACTAAGACGAATTTTAAACCATCCTGTATTCCTCTCTACGTTTAAAACATTGCGCGGCGAACAACTAAAAACTACGCCTAAGGGTTTTGATGCTGATGATGAAGCTATTGATCTTTTGCGCTACAAGCAGTTCCTGTTGAGAAGAAATTTTACAGATAAGGAAGTATTGAACATAGATTTTTTACAGCAGGCCGACCTCACCTTCAGGGCCATGCGGCCATTTTTTGATTACATGTCGGCAGTGCTCAGCACAGATGCCAACGGCGAATAG
- a CDS encoding NfeD family protein, with protein MDYFNTLEPLLRAFWFIAIPVSLIFIVQTVMTFLGVDSADGIDADFDGNLDHADAPFQLFSFRNLINFLLGLSWTGISFYQLISNRPLLIILSVAVGIGFVLLFFVIIRQIQKLAEDNTFKIEKALHKSGSVYLRIPAQRSGSGKIQVSVNGSFKEIEAITEQESIESGASIRIIKIENPNLVVVEKI; from the coding sequence ATGGATTATTTTAACACTCTCGAGCCTTTGCTCCGTGCCTTTTGGTTTATCGCCATACCAGTGAGTTTAATATTCATTGTACAGACTGTAATGACCTTTTTAGGGGTAGACAGTGCTGACGGTATAGATGCCGACTTTGATGGCAATCTTGACCATGCGGATGCTCCATTTCAGTTGTTTTCGTTCCGGAACCTCATTAACTTCCTTTTGGGCTTAAGCTGGACCGGGATCTCCTTTTATCAACTCATCAGCAACAGACCTTTACTCATTATATTGTCCGTAGCCGTGGGTATTGGGTTTGTTTTATTGTTTTTTGTCATCATCAGACAAATTCAAAAACTGGCTGAGGACAATACCTTTAAAATAGAAAAGGCCCTCCACAAATCGGGTTCGGTATATCTTCGTATTCCTGCGCAAAGAAGCGGGAGCGGCAAAATTCAGGTCAGCGTAAACGGATCGTTTAAAGAAATCGAAGCCATTACCGAACAGGAATCAATAGAAAGCGGAGCCTCAATCCGTATCATCAAAATAGAAAACCCAAATTTAGTAGTAGTAGAAAAAATTTAA